Proteins encoded by one window of Bactrocera oleae isolate idBacOlea1 chromosome 4, idBacOlea1, whole genome shotgun sequence:
- the LOC138857065 gene encoding uncharacterized protein, whose translation MWTYMMAATRGERANMMMSASRRRNESESPKYGYNVGRSMPYRSTARQPLHSSASSTLPSGAYTSYPHTTTTTPYYESHHLSSSQAAAANLPSASTSAASTASPPPFHIHAASAALHRLPPHNSSQHHVAHATATIDEDGISLFSPLSPCMPFTAAVDKDTHIFVYKGAKAKTARKRLIANHVGEIIADVPRRISMEISDEEDAIGLVDEVERRRRCLRAARRKSCAEPEIAGVSVDAGGGKGSGSGRNDASAFSSGVEDDSGEEDYLELESGKRMSQDQIVPSIMPFILVPD comes from the exons ATGTGGACATATATGATGGCCGCAACCCGTGGAGAACGGGCGAATATGATGATGTCCGCCTCGAGACGTCGCAATGAAAGTGAATCACCAAAATATGGTTACAA CGTCGGCCGCTCAATGCCATATCGTTCGACTGCTCGCCAGCCACTGCACTCATCAGCGAGCTCAACATTACCATCTGGCGCATATACGTCTTAtccacatacaacaacaacaacaccatacTACGAATCACACCATCTCAGCAGTAGCCAGGCCGCTGCCGCTAATTTGCCAAGCGCCAGTACCAGCGCCGCTTCCACAGCCAGTCCGCCGCCATTCCACATACACGCGGCTTCAGCGGCATTGCACAGACTGCCGCCACACAACAGCAGCCAACATCACGTCGCTCATGCGACGGCGACGATCGATGAAGATGGCATCAGTCTCTTTTCGCCACTCTCACCTTGTATGCCGTTCACCGCTGCCGTGGACAAGGACACTCACATATTCGTGTATAAGGGGGCGAAAGCGAAAACTGCTCGTAAACGTCTAATCGCCAATCATGTTGGCGAAATAATAGCGGACGTACCGCGCCGCATTTCAATGGAGATAAGCGATGAGGAGGACGCTATTGGTTTGGTGGATGAGGTGGAACGACGTCGACGTTGCTTACGCGCGGCTAGGAGAAAATCCTGTGCTGAGCCGGAGATCGCTGGCGTTTCGGTTGATGCCGGTGGTGGAAAGGGAAGTGGGAGTGGTCGCAATGACGCAAGTGCGTTCAGTAGTGGCGTGGAGGATGACAGCGGAGAAGAGGATTATCTAGAGTTGGAGAGTGGCAAACGGATGTCACAG GACCAAATAGTGCCTTCTATAATGCCATTCATACTGGTACCCGATTAG